In Chiloscyllium punctatum isolate Juve2018m unplaced genomic scaffold, sChiPun1.3 scaffold_1491, whole genome shotgun sequence, a genomic segment contains:
- the LOC140475233 gene encoding inactive carboxypeptidase-like protein X2 has translation PNNFFYWKQEVTSSDDLDFKHHNYQELRQVMREVHRKCPSITRIYSIGKSYRGLKLYVLEISDKPGVHELGEPEFRYVAGMHGNEVLGRDLLILLMQYLCQQYLLQEPRIVELIHNTRIHLLPSMNPDGYEIAHQL, from the exons ATCCAAATAATTTCTTCTATTGGAAGCAGGAGGTGACAAGTTCCGATGACTTGGATTTTAAACACCACAATTATCAGGAGCTGAGACAG GTGATGAGGGAGGTTCACAGAAAATGCCCATCTATCACCAGGATTTACAGCATCGGCAAAAGTTACCGAGGTCTCAAACTCTACGTGCTGGAGATATCTGACAAACCAGGAGTCCATGAGCTGG GAGAGCCGGAGTTTCGCTACGTTGCGGGAATGCACGGGAATGAGGTGCTGGGACGGGATCTCCTGATCCTCCTGATGCAGTACCTGTGTCAGCAATACCTGCTGCAAGAGCCTCGCATCGTAGAACTGATTCATAACACCCGCATCCACCTCCTACCCTCCATGAACCCAGACGGATACGAAATCGCACATCAACTG